In Crinalium epipsammum PCC 9333, the genomic window GTGTGAGGAAATGGAACAATTTTCTGTACTAGGCTTTCCCGTTAATCTGTCGGATGATTATTCTCAATGGTTGATCTCTCGTGTCAACCAAAAAATGGGTAGTCATGTGGTGACGCTTAATGCAGAAATGGTAATCCAGGCAGATAGCAATCCTGATTTGGGTAACATCATCAAAAATGCTGAGTTAGTAGTTCCTGATGGCTCAGGTGTTGTACTCTATTTGCGACTTTCTGGAAAAAAACAAAAACGTTGTCCTGGGATTGAACTAGCAGAGTTATTGTTAGGACAAGCGGCTGAACTTGGTGATTTATGCCCTGTGCTGTTTTATGGAGGCGCACCAGGGGTTGCTGAGAAAGCAGCAGAAAATATGATTGCAAGTAAGCAAGATTTAAAAAATTTAAAACTTGTAGCTGCCCAGCATGGTTTTCTTTCACAAGAAGAACAAGTAGCATTTTTAGAAACTATCAAGGAGAAACAACCTAAACTAATTTTGGTAGGATTAGGAGTTCCGCGTCAGGAGTTATGGATTGCTCAACACCGCTATCTTGCCCCAGAGTCGATTTGGATTGGTGTTGGTGGCAGTTTTGATATTTGGGCTGGAATTAAATCAAGAGCGCCTGGTTGGTTAGCAAATAATCATCTGGAATGGCTATATCGGCTTTATCAAGAACCTTGGCGCTGGCGAAGGATGATGGCTTTACCACAGTTTGCACTTCGGAGTTTTGGGGAGTTGGGTTTAAATAGCTTGCAGCGTTTTCAATTCAAGGGGTAAAAGAGTTAGGGGGTGATGAGGTATACCAGTATATGCCCTTACCCCTCAGAGCAAGAGCATGAAGCTTTGGTAGTTTCGGGGATGCTAGATATGAATTCATCCCTGTTGAGATAATAATCTTAGCAGGGTTTTTTAAGGTAACTTTCGATATTTACTTTTCTTTCCTTGATAGTTGATGATTAATTTTCCAAGGCTGAACGTCCTGCTTGTTGCTGCTGAATGCGTTCTAAGCTACCAGTAGGGATGGAAGCAATAAGTTGACGGGTATATTCTTTTTCTGGTTCGCGATAGAGGGCTTCGGCAGAACCAATTTCTTCAATTTTTCCTTGGTTCATTACTATGATGCGATCGCTCATAAATTTAACTACACTTAAATCGTGAGAAATAAAGATATAAGTTAAGTTAAATTCTGCCTGCAATTCTTTCAATAAATTTAGTACTTGCGCTTGTACTGAAACATCTAAAGCTGAAACTGATTCATCACAAATGATAAATTTAGGGTTAAGTGCTAACGCCCTTGCGATCGCAACTCGTTGACGTTGACCGCCTGAAAATTCGTGGGGATAGCGGTTCATCAAATTCGGATTTAAACCTACACGATCTAATAAGTAAGCAACTCTTTCTTGACGTTGGCGAGGGTTTTTACTCACACCATGAATTATTAGCGGTTCCATCACTGCATCACCAATTTTGATGCGAGGATCGAGAGAACTAAAGGGATTTTGGAAGACAATTTGCATCTCCCGCCGTAATTTACGCAACTGTTGATCGTTAAGGGTAAAGATATTTTGCCCTTCAAATAGTACCTGACCATCGGTTGGTTCAATTAACCGTAATAACGTCCGCGCTAGGGTAGTTTTACCACAGCCGGATTCTCCTACTAATCCTAGAGTTTCACCTTGATAAACATCAAAGGAGACGTTGTTTACAGCCCAAACATAGCGTTTAGTGCGACCA contains:
- a CDS encoding WecB/TagA/CpsF family glycosyltransferase, with protein sequence MCEEMEQFSVLGFPVNLSDDYSQWLISRVNQKMGSHVVTLNAEMVIQADSNPDLGNIIKNAELVVPDGSGVVLYLRLSGKKQKRCPGIELAELLLGQAAELGDLCPVLFYGGAPGVAEKAAENMIASKQDLKNLKLVAAQHGFLSQEEQVAFLETIKEKQPKLILVGLGVPRQELWIAQHRYLAPESIWIGVGGSFDIWAGIKSRAPGWLANNHLEWLYRLYQEPWRWRRMMALPQFALRSFGELGLNSLQRFQFKG